The proteins below are encoded in one region of Ereboglobus luteus:
- the uvrB gene encoding excinuclease ABC subunit UvrB, whose amino-acid sequence MSLFKLSAEYKPTGDQPQAIDTLVDSIRAGHKHQTLLGVTGSGKTFTMANVIARLDRPALIISHNKTLAAQLYSEFKNFFPENAVEYFVSYYDYYQPEAYIASSDTYIEKDSSRNDELERLRIAAASSLVSRRDVIVVASVSCIYGLGSPEDFAEQRIQIRLNRPLGRNRLLERLVENLYERNDYELKRGTFRVRGDVVDIMPAYLEHGLRVEFFGDDVDALTEFEPLTGNTLRKLDQFDLYPANQYVTSRDKLEKAIDAIKIELDERVAWFESQGKLLEAQRIRMKTNYDLEMLQEMGFCNGIENYSMHMAARKPGDRPFCLLDFFPKDALFFIDESHATIPQIGGMFNGDRARKQNLVNHGFRLPSALENRPQAFDEFERVTGQTVYVSATPAKFEMEHSAVVAEQLIRPTGLLDPEIVMRPIKGQVEDLIAEIKKAVAAGERVLVTTLTKRLSEDLTGYLRDQKIRVEYLHSDIDAIERVEILRNLRLGNFDVLVGINLLREGLDLPEVALVAILDADKEGFLRSQTSLVQTAGRAARHEKGRVIFYADNITDSIRNTIEITNYRREKQIAYNREHGITPRSVKRAAQTSLHTYDGSGTGDGHDDEVALAMAETSPDEVQAVIAELENEMSEASARLEFERAAVLRDQIEALKSGNFRKPVKPTGKKAVSRGSYSKKASARR is encoded by the coding sequence ATGTCCCTTTTCAAACTCAGCGCCGAATACAAGCCCACGGGCGACCAGCCGCAGGCGATTGACACGCTCGTCGATTCCATCCGCGCGGGCCACAAGCACCAGACGCTTCTCGGCGTCACCGGCTCGGGCAAAACTTTCACGATGGCCAACGTCATCGCGCGCCTCGACCGGCCCGCGCTCATCATCTCGCACAACAAAACCCTCGCCGCGCAGCTCTACTCCGAGTTCAAGAATTTTTTCCCCGAAAACGCCGTCGAATACTTCGTCTCCTACTACGACTATTACCAGCCCGAGGCCTACATCGCGTCGAGCGACACCTACATCGAAAAGGATTCCTCGCGCAACGACGAGCTCGAGCGCCTGCGCATCGCCGCCGCCAGCTCGCTCGTCTCGCGCCGCGATGTGATCGTCGTCGCCAGCGTGTCGTGCATCTACGGTCTCGGCTCGCCGGAAGACTTCGCCGAGCAACGCATCCAGATTCGCCTCAACCGCCCGCTCGGGCGAAACCGCCTGCTTGAGCGCCTCGTCGAAAATCTTTACGAGCGCAACGACTACGAGCTCAAGCGCGGCACGTTTCGCGTGCGCGGCGACGTCGTGGACATCATGCCCGCGTATCTGGAGCACGGGCTGCGCGTCGAGTTTTTTGGCGACGACGTGGACGCGCTCACCGAGTTCGAACCGCTCACCGGCAACACGCTCCGCAAGCTCGACCAGTTCGACTTGTATCCGGCAAACCAATACGTGACCTCGCGCGACAAACTCGAAAAGGCGATCGACGCCATCAAGATCGAGCTCGACGAGCGCGTCGCCTGGTTCGAGTCGCAGGGCAAGCTCCTCGAGGCCCAGCGCATCCGCATGAAAACCAACTACGACCTGGAAATGCTCCAGGAAATGGGATTCTGCAACGGCATCGAAAACTACTCCATGCACATGGCCGCGCGCAAACCCGGCGACCGGCCGTTTTGCCTGCTCGACTTTTTCCCGAAGGACGCGCTGTTCTTCATCGACGAATCGCACGCCACCATCCCGCAAATCGGCGGCATGTTCAACGGCGACCGCGCCCGCAAGCAAAACCTCGTCAACCACGGCTTCCGCCTGCCCTCGGCGCTCGAAAACCGCCCGCAGGCGTTCGACGAATTCGAGCGCGTCACCGGCCAGACCGTTTACGTCTCCGCCACGCCCGCGAAGTTCGAGATGGAGCACTCCGCCGTGGTCGCCGAGCAGCTCATCCGCCCGACGGGCCTGCTCGATCCCGAGATCGTGATGCGCCCGATCAAGGGACAGGTTGAGGATCTCATCGCCGAAATCAAAAAGGCCGTCGCCGCGGGCGAGCGCGTGCTCGTCACCACGCTCACAAAACGCCTCTCGGAAGACCTCACCGGATATTTGCGCGACCAGAAAATCCGCGTCGAATACCTGCACTCCGACATCGACGCGATCGAGCGCGTGGAGATTTTGCGCAACCTGCGCCTCGGCAATTTCGACGTGCTTGTGGGCATCAACCTTCTGCGCGAAGGGCTCGACCTGCCCGAGGTCGCGCTTGTCGCGATCCTCGACGCCGACAAGGAGGGTTTTCTGCGCAGCCAGACCTCGCTCGTGCAAACCGCGGGCCGCGCCGCGCGCCACGAAAAAGGCCGCGTCATTTTTTACGCCGACAACATCACCGACTCGATCCGCAACACGATCGAGATAACGAATTACCGCCGCGAAAAACAAATCGCCTACAACCGCGAGCACGGCATCACCCCGCGCAGCGTGAAACGCGCCGCGCAAACGAGCCTGCACACCTACGATGGCAGCGGCACGGGCGACGGTCACGACGACGAAGTCGCGCTCGCCATGGCCGAGACGAGCCCCGACGAGGTGCAGGCGGTCATCGCGGAGTTGGAAAACGAAATGTCCGAGGCCTCCGCACGCCTGGAGTTCGAGCGCGCAGCCGTTTTGCGCGACCAGATAGAGGCGTTAAAATCCGGCAATTTTCGCAAACCCGTGAAACCAACCGGCAAAAAAGCGGTCAGTCGCGGCAGTTATTCGAAAAAAGCTTCCGCGCGCCGTTGA
- a CDS encoding glycerate kinase, with the protein MLPQKILVAPDKFKGTLTATQAARAIERGLRARVPGGGALAVRLLPIADGGEGTTDAICAALPGARLVAVPSAGPFGEPREGEAAVSGSDAFFEMACVSGLKLVTSQSRDPWRATTRGVGEMLRALAVGGAKKIHVGLGGSATNDAGLGVGAALDYRFLDARGNEVVPLPENYERITGIVAPAKNPLEGVEVTGLCDVTNPLLGSDGASHVYGPQKGLRDPARLDAVLARIAGLVARDMGVDYRDTPGAGAAGGLGYGLMTFAGAKLKPGFETIAALAGIEAAVRECDLVITGEGRLDNQTLFGKGPAELARLARREGKPVVAFGGCVEAGAEKGLREVFADIYTLTGADSAGAGAGAALEAAASRFAAERMQS; encoded by the coding sequence ATGCTTCCGCAGAAAATCCTCGTCGCCCCCGATAAGTTCAAGGGCACCCTCACCGCAACCCAGGCCGCGCGCGCAATCGAACGCGGACTGCGAGCCCGTGTGCCGGGGGGCGGCGCGCTTGCCGTCCGACTGCTTCCGATTGCCGACGGCGGCGAGGGCACGACCGATGCGATTTGCGCCGCGCTTCCCGGCGCGCGCCTTGTGGCGGTTCCGTCAGCCGGCCCGTTTGGCGAGCCGCGCGAGGGCGAGGCCGCCGTCTCGGGCAGCGATGCGTTTTTTGAAATGGCCTGCGTCTCCGGCCTCAAGCTCGTGACGTCGCAATCGCGCGATCCTTGGCGCGCCACAACGCGCGGTGTCGGCGAAATGCTGCGCGCGCTTGCTGTGGGTGGCGCGAAAAAAATCCATGTCGGCCTCGGCGGGAGCGCCACCAACGACGCGGGGCTTGGCGTCGGCGCGGCGCTCGATTATCGCTTTCTCGACGCGCGGGGAAACGAGGTCGTTCCGCTTCCCGAAAACTATGAGCGCATCACCGGCATCGTTGCGCCCGCGAAAAATCCGCTCGAAGGCGTGGAGGTGACCGGTTTGTGCGATGTCACCAATCCGCTGCTTGGTTCCGACGGCGCATCGCATGTTTACGGTCCGCAAAAAGGCCTGCGCGATCCCGCGCGCCTCGACGCCGTGCTGGCGCGCATTGCCGGGCTGGTCGCGCGCGACATGGGCGTCGATTACCGTGACACGCCGGGTGCGGGGGCGGCGGGCGGGCTTGGTTACGGCTTGATGACTTTTGCCGGCGCAAAATTGAAACCCGGTTTTGAAACAATTGCAGCGCTCGCCGGAATTGAGGCGGCGGTGCGCGAATGCGATTTGGTCATCACTGGCGAAGGCAGGCTCGACAACCAGACACTTTTTGGAAAAGGCCCCGCCGAACTTGCGCGCCTCGCCCGCCGCGAAGGGAAGCCCGTGGTCGCCTTTGGCGGGTGCGTTGAAGCCGGCGCGGAAAAAGGCCTGCGCGAGGTTTTTGCCGATATTTACACGCTTACCGGCGCCGACTCCGCGGGCGCGGGAGCTGGCGCCGCGCTTGAGGCCGCCGCCAGTCGTTTCGCCGCGGAAAGAATGCAATCCTGA
- a CDS encoding beta-ketoacyl-ACP synthase 3 gives MDTFLIDIPMPSMGATVSELTVIDIIVQPGAQVSKGQKLAELESDKSVFEFESPCAGVVREIFGRAGDIMPSGAPFLRMETSDETLKHLQATGNPAVPAPAPKTTPAPAKPATPPPPAPVKSAPAATAVQWTPRAIKLVQEAGLNHTAITDITPTGPGGRVSGDDVTAWLAKRTIPAAAKPADETVCIAGVGYAFPKVVRTNTDILKEFPDMTEEAVLKLTGIRERRYAGEGESATSLAATAVLHALAQAKMDVSQIDGVIMATLIPDQPVPSMASALARQLGIPHALAFDLNAACAGWLYALEVGRAFIRAGTAKKLIVVTAELLSRITNPKDHATAFLFGDGAGAAILTNAAGGHRLAPMALAGDANQFEAIQRPGGGARRPFPHKSGEDHHDFYLQMNGGVVFKHAVIAFADQIESTLKRHNLKAEDIAWIVPHQANERILRAVSKRVGIPYEKFVVTIGKYGNTSAASISMALGWAAEEEIFVPGDKIIFCSVGAGLTFASGLLVW, from the coding sequence ATGGATACCTTTCTTATCGACATTCCCATGCCTTCAATGGGCGCGACGGTTAGCGAGTTGACGGTGATCGACATCATCGTGCAACCCGGCGCGCAAGTTTCCAAGGGCCAAAAGCTCGCCGAGCTCGAAAGCGATAAATCTGTTTTTGAATTCGAGTCGCCATGCGCCGGCGTCGTGCGCGAAATATTCGGGCGCGCGGGCGACATCATGCCCTCGGGCGCGCCATTCCTGCGCATGGAAACGAGCGACGAGACTTTGAAGCATCTGCAGGCAACTGGAAATCCCGCCGTGCCGGCACCGGCACCAAAAACAACCCCGGCCCCCGCCAAACCCGCAACGCCGCCACCGCCCGCCCCGGTCAAGTCCGCCCCGGCAGCAACCGCAGTGCAATGGACTCCGCGCGCAATCAAGCTCGTCCAGGAAGCCGGCCTCAACCACACGGCGATCACCGACATCACGCCCACCGGCCCCGGCGGACGCGTATCGGGCGACGATGTCACCGCGTGGCTTGCCAAGCGCACAATCCCCGCCGCGGCCAAACCCGCCGACGAAACCGTGTGCATCGCGGGAGTCGGCTACGCCTTCCCGAAGGTCGTGCGCACAAACACGGACATCTTGAAAGAATTTCCCGACATGACCGAGGAGGCGGTCCTCAAGCTCACCGGCATACGCGAACGCCGCTACGCCGGCGAGGGCGAATCGGCCACAAGCCTCGCCGCCACCGCCGTGCTCCACGCGCTCGCGCAGGCAAAAATGGACGTGTCACAAATCGACGGCGTGATCATGGCGACACTCATCCCCGACCAGCCCGTGCCCTCAATGGCCAGCGCGCTGGCCAGGCAGCTCGGCATTCCGCACGCGCTCGCGTTCGACCTCAACGCCGCCTGCGCCGGCTGGCTCTACGCGCTCGAAGTCGGACGCGCATTCATCCGCGCCGGCACCGCAAAAAAACTGATCGTTGTCACCGCCGAGCTCCTCTCTCGCATCACCAACCCGAAGGATCACGCCACGGCGTTTCTCTTCGGCGACGGCGCGGGCGCGGCAATCCTCACCAACGCGGCCGGCGGACACCGCCTCGCCCCCATGGCGCTCGCCGGCGACGCCAACCAATTCGAGGCGATCCAGCGCCCCGGCGGCGGCGCGCGCCGCCCCTTCCCGCACAAGAGCGGCGAGGATCATCACGATTTTTATCTCCAGATGAACGGCGGCGTTGTGTTCAAGCACGCCGTAATCGCGTTTGCCGACCAGATCGAATCGACGCTCAAGCGCCACAACCTGAAAGCCGAGGACATCGCATGGATCGTGCCGCACCAAGCCAACGAGCGCATCCTGCGCGCCGTGAGCAAACGCGTCGGCATTCCCTACGAAAAATTTGTCGTGACGATCGGCAAATACGGCAACACCTCGGCGGCGAGCATTTCGATGGCGCTCGGCTGGGCCGCGGAAGAGGAGATTTTTGTCCCGGGTGACAAAATTATTTTCTGCAGCGTCGGCGCCGGCCTGACCTTCGCAAGCGGGTTGCTCGTGTGGTGA
- a CDS encoding LysR family transcriptional regulator — protein sequence MQLENFKVFADLVETKSFSKAAKINHITQSAVSQQARAMERNFKTLLIDRSQKQFQLTREGMRIYETSKEILHQYDKLLSELQEMKKVISGTIRISTIYSIGLHELPPFIKRFLHDYPSVNVRIEYRRSNLVYEDILHNSVDFGLVAFPVKTRQVEMLPFRNDRLVLITHPAHPLAKRSSITLDDLVGQKFIGFDPDIPTRKAVDQIFRDGKMEIEPVMEFDNIETVKRAVEIDHGVSIVPQATVQQEAKQGTLAVVQFAGKEFTRPLAILHRKGRVLTPAMKKFVETLTHQSGGKPAAKSVADE from the coding sequence ATGCAACTGGAAAATTTCAAAGTATTCGCCGACCTTGTTGAGACAAAAAGTTTCTCAAAGGCGGCCAAGATCAACCACATTACACAGTCGGCGGTGAGCCAGCAGGCGCGCGCGATGGAGCGCAACTTCAAGACGCTGCTCATCGACCGCAGCCAGAAGCAGTTTCAACTCACGCGCGAGGGCATGCGCATTTACGAGACATCCAAGGAAATCCTGCACCAATACGACAAGTTGCTGAGCGAGTTGCAGGAGATGAAAAAAGTGATCAGCGGCACCATTCGCATTTCGACGATTTATTCGATCGGCCTGCACGAGCTGCCGCCGTTCATCAAGCGCTTCCTGCACGACTACCCGTCGGTCAACGTGCGCATCGAATACCGCCGCTCAAACCTCGTGTATGAGGACATCCTGCACAACTCGGTCGATTTCGGACTCGTCGCGTTTCCGGTAAAAACGCGCCAGGTCGAGATGCTGCCGTTCCGCAACGACCGGCTCGTGCTCATCACGCACCCGGCGCATCCGCTCGCCAAGCGCTCCTCGATCACGCTCGACGATCTGGTCGGGCAAAAGTTCATCGGTTTTGATCCCGACATCCCGACGCGCAAGGCGGTCGACCAGATTTTCCGCGATGGCAAAATGGAAATCGAACCCGTCATGGAATTCGACAATATCGAGACGGTGAAGCGCGCAGTCGAAATCGACCACGGCGTGTCCATCGTGCCGCAAGCCACCGTGCAGCAGGAGGCCAAACAGGGCACGCTCGCCGTCGTGCAGTTCGCCGGAAAAGAATTCACACGCCCGCTGGCAATCCTCCACCGCAAAGGCCGCGTGCTCACGCCCGCGATGAAAAAATTCGTCGAAACGCTTACGCATCAATCGGGCGGCAAACCCGCGGCAAAATCCGTCGCGGATGAGTGA
- a CDS encoding YggS family pyridoxal phosphate-dependent enzyme, with amino-acid sequence MITFEQYKMRADELREQMAAACRDAGRDPSEVRLLAVTKTHDAWAVDYAARHGLALVGENRVQEAASKKPLVSPETAAAMSAGKLKWELIGHLQSNKARLAAELFDRVQSVDGEKLLRHLDRAAGELGKTLPILLQINAGNDPAKFGAEPADAPRLLDTALALPHLRVDGLMTIAPLSENPGEMRQMAVRTFANLRAIRDDLAETRGTALRELSMGMTGDYKEAIAAGSTIIRVGTALYGARE; translated from the coding sequence ATGATCACTTTTGAGCAGTATAAGATGCGCGCTGATGAGTTGCGGGAGCAAATGGCCGCGGCCTGTCGCGACGCCGGGCGCGATCCGTCTGAGGTGCGATTGCTGGCGGTCACCAAGACGCACGATGCCTGGGCGGTGGATTACGCGGCGCGCCACGGACTTGCCCTCGTCGGCGAAAACCGCGTGCAGGAAGCCGCCTCCAAAAAACCGCTCGTCTCGCCCGAAACCGCCGCCGCGATGAGCGCGGGCAAACTGAAATGGGAGCTGATCGGCCACCTGCAAAGCAACAAGGCGCGCCTCGCCGCCGAGCTCTTCGACCGCGTGCAAAGCGTGGACGGCGAAAAACTCCTCCGCCATCTTGACCGCGCTGCCGGCGAGCTTGGCAAAACGCTTCCGATCCTTTTGCAAATCAACGCCGGCAACGACCCCGCGAAATTCGGCGCCGAACCCGCGGACGCCCCGCGCCTGCTTGACACCGCGCTCGCGCTTCCGCACCTGCGCGTGGACGGCCTCATGACAATCGCGCCGCTTTCCGAAAATCCCGGCGAAATGCGCCAGATGGCCGTGCGCACCTTTGCGAACTTGCGCGCCATCCGCGACGATCTCGCCGAGACGCGCGGCACCGCGCTTCGCGAACTCTCGATGGGCATGACGGGCGATTACAAGGAGGCGATAGCCGCGGGCAGCACGATCATCCGGGTCGGCACGGCGTTGTATGGCGCGCGGGAGTGA
- a CDS encoding SIMPL domain-containing protein — protein sequence MKTIPLAFILACLLAITANAADRSITTIGNVRIEIPADKVKVRVSIQAVDPTLDGSNAKLDALVDEFFKKAKSLGIRKNEIVLNSRMAEKEWVRDGRRRIDNGFSSAISLTLTLNDVSKFPELATYAGLREELSLWGTKYTSSKEGEARKKAITGALKAARDKAELLAKAGNATLGQLISAEEMDVEPKSRYGSISSNNFTQMEISEGVQSVEFSVRVTATFELK from the coding sequence ATGAAAACTATCCCTCTTGCTTTTATCCTCGCCTGCCTTCTTGCAATCACCGCCAATGCCGCCGATCGCTCCATCACCACCATTGGAAATGTTCGTATCGAGATACCCGCCGACAAAGTCAAAGTCCGAGTTTCCATCCAGGCTGTCGATCCGACGCTTGATGGCAGCAACGCCAAGCTCGACGCGCTGGTGGACGAGTTTTTTAAAAAAGCCAAGTCACTCGGTATTCGTAAGAATGAGATTGTCCTGAACAGCCGCATGGCTGAAAAAGAATGGGTGCGTGATGGGCGTCGGCGCATCGACAATGGTTTCAGCTCAGCTATTTCCCTAACGCTTACGCTGAATGATGTGTCCAAATTTCCCGAACTGGCGACTTACGCAGGTCTTCGCGAAGAACTCTCATTGTGGGGAACAAAGTATACATCGTCAAAAGAGGGCGAGGCGCGCAAAAAAGCCATCACTGGCGCGCTCAAGGCGGCGCGAGACAAGGCTGAACTCCTCGCCAAAGCGGGCAACGCTACACTCGGGCAATTGATATCTGCCGAGGAAATGGATGTGGAACCGAAAAGCAGATATGGTTCTATTAGTTCGAATAACTTCACGCAGATGGAGATTTCCGAAGGCGTCCAGTCGGTTGAGTTTTCTGTGCGAGTGACCGCGACCTTTGAATTGAAATAA